The following proteins are co-located in the Melanotaenia boesemani isolate fMelBoe1 chromosome 5, fMelBoe1.pri, whole genome shotgun sequence genome:
- the LOC121639445 gene encoding prostaglandin D2 receptor 2-like, translating into MISNPSTNTTTGQPNLTSNMTSINYFTISLHGLVSTIGILENLLILGVVGFCVKRSVISIWILNLAASDLLATASLPFFTLYMARGNTWTLGATFCRIHSSIFFLNMFVSAFLLAAISLDRCLVVLKPVWAQNHRSIKLVGKICGGIWAFAVICIIPFYMFRDTIPVKKSKILCYYNYYKFLPSGQYDKEALVKQRKEGLAFMKFFLAFLIPLLIIICSYAAVNVNLARRGCRRPFHFVRLVIAVVVTFFLCWAPYHIFIIMEVMTPSENPAHKFATKSLPISATIGFLNSVLNPILYVFSCPDLCHKIRHSLGAVMESVLAEDLVELAKRRSTMRSSISTSEFAMKPKRSIPTSTSLSTEEQAERLINMN; encoded by the coding sequence ATGATTTCTAACCCGAGCACAAATACCACCACTGGACAACCAAACCTCACATCCAACATGACTTCAATAAATTATTTCACCATTTCTCTCCATGGACTCGTCTCTACAATTGGCATCCTGGAAAACCTTCTAATCCTTGGAGTGGTGGGGTTCTGTGTTAAGCGTTCTGTTATCAGCATCTGGATCCTGAACCTTGCAGCCTCTGATCTGTTGGCCACGGCTTCCCTGCCCTTCTTTACCCTCTACATGGCCCGTGGTAACACCTGGACATTGGGTGCAACCTTCTGCCGCATCCattcctccattttttttctcaacatgtTTGTGAGTGCCTTCCTCTTGGCAGCCATTTCTTTGGACCGCTGCCTGGTGGTGCTAAAACCTGTCTGGGCCCAGAACCACAGAAGCATCAAACTAGTGGGGAAGATATGTGGAGGAATTTGGGCCTTCGCTGTAATCTGCATTATCCCCTTTTACATGTTCCGTGACACAATTCCCGTAAAAAAAAGCAAGATTCTCTGTTACTACAATTATTATAAATTTCTCCCTAGTGGGCAATACGATAAGGAAGCTTTGGTCAAACAGCGGAAAGAGGGTTTGGCTTTTATGAAGTTCTTTCTAGCCTTCCTGATTCCTCTCCTAATCATCATCTGTAGCTATGCAGCTGTGAATGTCAACTTGGCACGCAGAGGCTGTCGGAGGCCTTTCCATTTTGTTCGACTGGTAATAGCTGTAGTTGTGACCTTTTTTCTCTGCTGGGCTCCATAccacatcttcatcatcatggaGGTAATGACCCCCAGTGAAAATCCTGCACATAAGTTTGCAACCAAGAGTCTTCCAATTTCAGCAACTATTGGCTTCCTTAACAGTGTCCTCAACCCCATCCTGTATGTGTTCAGCTGCCCTGACTTGTGCCATAAGATCAGACACTCTCTTGGGGCAGTGATGGAAAGTGTACTGGCTGAAGATCTGGTAGAGCTAGCCAAGCGCCGCAGCACTATGCGAAGCTCCATCAGCACTTCCGAGTTTGCAATGAAGCCGAAGCGATCCATTCCAACTTCCACCTCTCTAAGTACGGAGGAGCAGGCTGAAAGGCTCATTAACATGAACTGA
- the LOC121639448 gene encoding prostaglandin D2 receptor 2-like: protein MISNPSTNTTTGQPNLTSNMTSINYFTISLHGLVSTIGILENLLILGVVGFCVKRSIISIWILNLAASDLLATASLPFFTLYMARGNTWTLGATFCRIHSSIFFLNMFVSAFLLAAISLDRCLVVLKPVWAQNHRSIKLVGKICGGIWAFAVICIIPFYMFRDTIPVKKSKILCYYNYYKFLPSGQYDKEALVKQRKEGLAFMKFFLAFLIPLLIIICSYAAVNVSLARRGCRRPFHFVRLVIAVVVTFFLCWAPYHIFIIMEVMTPSENPAHKFATKSLPISATIGFLNSVLNPILYVFSCPDLCHKIRHSLGAVMESVLAEDLVELARRRSTMRHSISLQ, encoded by the coding sequence ATGATTTCTAACCCGAGCACAAATACCACCACTGGACAACCAAACCTCACATCCAACATGACTTCAATAAATTATTTCACCATTTCTCTCCATGGACTCGTCTCTACAATTGGCATCCTGGAAAACCTTCTAATCCTTGGAGTGGTGGGGTTCTGTGTTAAGCGTTCTATTATCAGCATCTGGATCCTGAACCTTGCAGCCTCTGATCTGTTGGCCACGGCTTCCCTGCCCTTCTTTACCCTCTACATGGCCCGTGGTAACACCTGGACATTGGGTGCAACCTTCTGCCGCATCCattcctccattttttttctcaacatgtTTGTGAGTGCCTTCCTCTTGGCAGCCATTTCTTTGGACCGCTGCCTGGTGGTGCTAAAACCTGTCTGGGCCCAGAACCACAGAAGCATCAAACTAGTGGGGAAGATATGTGGAGGAATTTGGGCCTTCGCTGTAATCTGCATTATCCCCTTTTACATGTTCCGTGACACAATTCCCGTAAAAAAAAGCAAGATTCTCTGTTACTACAATTATTATAAATTTCTCCCTAGTGGGCAATACGATAAGGAAGCTTTGGTCAAACAGCGGAAAGAGGGTTTGGCTTTTATGAAGTTCTTTCTAGCCTTCCTGATTCCTCTCCTAATCATCATCTGTAGCTATGCAGCTGTGAATGTCAGCTTGGCACGCAGAGGCTGTCGGAGGCCTTTCCATTTTGTTCGACTGGTAATAGCTGTAGTTGTGACCTTTTTTCTCTGCTGGGCTCCATAccacatcttcatcatcatggaGGTAATGACCCCCAGTGAAAATCCTGCACATAAGTTTGCAACCAAGAGTCTTCCAATTTCAGCAACTATTGGCTTCCTTAACAGTGTCCTCAACCCCATCCTGTATGTGTTCAGCTGCCCTGACTTGTGCCATAAGATCAGACACTCTCTTGGAGCAGTGATGGAAAGTGTACTGGCTGAAGATCTGGTAGAGCTAGCCAGGCGTCGCAGCACCATGCGGCACTCCATCAGTTTGCAATGA
- the LOC121639447 gene encoding prostaglandin D2 receptor 2-like → MISNPSTNTTTGQPNLTSNMTSINYFTISLHGLVSTIGILENLLILGVVGFCVKRSVISIWILNLAASDLLATASLPFFTLYMARGNTWTLGTTFCRIHSSIFFLNMFVSAFLLAAISLDRCLVVLKPVWAQNHRSIKLVGKICGGIWAFAVICIIPFYMFRDTIPIETGQILCYYNYYKFLPSGQYDQEALVKQRKEGLAFMKFFLAFLIPLLIIICSYAAVNVNLARRGCRRPFHFVRLVIAVVVTFFLCWAPYHIFIIMEVMTPSENPAHKFATKSLPISATIGFLNSVLNPILYVFSCPNLCHKIRHSLGAVMESVLAEDLVELARRRSTMRSSISTSEFAMKPKRSIPTSTSLNTE, encoded by the coding sequence ATGATTTCTAACCCGAGCACAAATACCACCACTGGACAACCAAACCTCACATCCAACATGACTTCAATAAATTATTTCACCATTTCTCTCCATGGACTCGTCTCTACAATTGGCATCCTGGAAAACCTTCTAATCCTTGGAGTGGTGGGGTTCTGTGTTAAGCGTTCTGTTATCAGCATCTGGATCCTGAACCTTGCAGCCTCTGATCTGTTGGCCACGGCTTCCCTGCCCTTCTTTACCCTCTACATGGCCCGTGGTAACACCTGGACATTGGGTACAACCTTCTGCCGCATCCattcctccattttttttctcaacatgtTTGTGAGTGCCTTCCTCTTGGCAGCCATTTCTTTGGACCGCTGCCTGGTGGTGCTAAAACCTGTCTGGGCCCAGAACCACAGAAGCATCAAACTAGTGGGGAAGATATGTGGAGGAATTTGGGCCTTCGCTGTAATCTGCATTATCCCCTTTTACATGTTCCGTGACACAATTCCCATAGAAACAGGCCAGATTCTCTGTTACTACAATTATTATAAATTTCTCCCTAGTGGGCAATACGATCAGGAAGCTTTGGTCAAACAGCGGAAAGAGGGTTTGGCTTTTATGAAGTTCTTTCTAGCCTTCCTGATTCCTCTCCTTATCATCATCTGTAGCTATGCAGCTGTGAATGTCAACTTGGCACGCAGAGGCTGTCGGAGGCCTTTCCATTTTGTTCGACTGGTAATAGCTGTAGTTGTGACCTTTTTTCTCTGCTGGGCTCCATAccacatcttcatcatcatggaGGTAATGACCCCCAGTGAAAATCCTGCACATAAGTTTGCAACCAAGAGTCTTCCAATTTCAGCAACTATTGGCTTCCTTAACAGTGTCCTCAACCCCATCCTGTATGTGTTCAGCTGCCCTAACTTGTGCCATAAGATCAGACACTCTCTTGGGGCAGTGATGGAAAGTGTACTGGCTGAAGATCTGGTAGAGCTAGCCAGGCGTCGCAGCACTATGCGAAGCTCCATCAGCACTTCCGAGTTTGCAATGAAGCCGAAGCGATCCATTCCAACTTCCACCTCTCTAAATACGGAGTAG
- the si:dkey-165a24.9 gene encoding G-protein coupled receptor 4 encodes MNYYSYTKSSFCKNRFPTEGPQVFCLSCLTDSEMSNDTCDLPLDTDIFGLTCIYGVIFSLGLPSNLLSLWGLYHLGRSGGGGCQLVYILNLLLSDLLQLLTLPLWILYLQGPHRWPYGQLTCELVGYVFYVNVYASVMFLCLIAMDRCLAIVYPLSSRRVRTVKVAAVSGVAVWTLTFLFCLSGLLPSVFDSDRLLCLEQYPVSPRYAHFKIITVVLGFLLPCVILGYTSAHIGVTLRQSPSLSDHERHKITDEPCGFERSIFLIYRLCYGLTSLNTLLDPLFYIFLCHDARLELQRSLPCLGRGQNNHKNITMSTRYPLDTQRESETRENTLLAI; translated from the exons ATGAATTATTATTCCTATACCAAGTCATCATTCTGCAAAAATCGGTTTCCAACTGAGGGACCTCAAGTTTTCTGTCTAAGTTGTTTGACTGACAGTGAAATGTCAAATGACACCTGTGACCTCCCCTTGGACACGGACATATTTGGACTGACCTGTATCTATGGTGTCATTTTCTCCTTGGGTCTCCCCAGCAACCTCCTGTCTCTGTGGGGATTGTACCACCTTGGTCGCTCAGGTGGGGGAGGCTGTCAGCTGGTCTACATCCTCAACTTGTTGCTGTCAgacctcctccagctgctcacCCTACCACTGTGGATTCTTTACCTCCAAGGTCCTCACCGTTGGCCTTATGGCCAGCTAACCTGTGAGCTGGTGGGCTATGTATTTTATGTGAACGTCTATGCCAGTGTCATGTTCCTCTGCCTGATAGCGATGGATCGCTGCCTGGCCATTGTTTACCCGCTGAGCAGCCGCAGGGTGCGGACTGTCAAGGTAGCAGCAGTGTCGGGGGTTGCTGTGTGGACCTTAACCTTCCTGTTTTGCCTGAGTGGACTGCTGCCATCTGTATTTGACTCTGACAGGCTGCTTTGTCTGGAGCAGTACCCTGTCAGCCCCAGATACGCTCACTTTAAGATCATCACTGTGGTTCTTGGCTTTCTGCTGCCATGTGTCATTCTAGG CTACACCTCAGCCCATATCGGGGTGACACTTCGCCAGTCCCCTTCTCTCTCCGATCATGAGCGGCACAAAATT aCTGATGAGCCATGTGGATTTGAGCGCTCCATTTTCCTCATCTATCGCCTGTGCTATGGTCTGACCAGCCTCAACACCCTGCTAGATCCCCTCTTCTACATCTTTCTGTGCCATGATGCTCGACTGGAGCTGCAAAGGTCTCTACCCTGTTTGGGAAGAGGGCAAAACAACCATAAAAATATAACCATGAGCACCAGATATCCCCTTGACACTCAGAGGGAGAGTGAAACCAGAGAAAATACCTTACTAGCTATTTAA
- the ugt5g1 gene encoding UDP glucuronosyltransferase 5 family, polypeptide G1, which produces MSSTMKVILAVLCLLLLSPSSGSKILVVPVDGSHWINMRVILEELHSRGHEITILRSAKSWYIPSNSSIYTSIDVPMLEDETDKEFYYKMLQDVMDCRRYPTFLRTFCQQHLITSLLDNGHKILARAAATMIDDPVFIKRLQDSKFDLMLTDPALSLGVILGSYLKLPMVFNVRWINVGEGHLTMAPSPVSYVPVSGSELHDHMGFLERLKNMLHYLYSVVEQHFIINAAYSDLFKRHFPPGTDLLSLEYSADIWLFRADFVFEFPRPTMPNVVYIGGFQCKKAQPLPNELETFMQSSGEHGVVVMSLGTLVSALPHETTEAIAAAFAQLPQKIIWRFVGETPSSLGNNTLLVKWLPQNDLLGHPKTRVFVAHGGTNGMYEAIYHGVPVLGIPLLFDQFDNLLRLEVRGAARVVEARSLTKENFLEALMDILGKPSYQNNIKGLSQLHHDRPISPMDTAIFWIEYVIRNKGAAHLRSAGFDLPWYSYFSLDVAALFVALSGTFIWGLVSICRFLCCRRFRQKTKSE; this is translated from the coding sequence ATGTCCAGCACCATGAAGGTAATCCTGGCAGTCCTCTGCTTGCTGTTGCTCAGTCCCTCTAGCGGCAGCAAGATTCTCGTTGTGCCTGTTGACGGCAGCCACTGGATCAACATGAGGGTGATCCTTGAAGAGCTTCATTCCAGGGGCCATGAAATCACAATCCTGCGTTCTGCCAAGAGCTGGTACATCCCCAGTAACTCTTCTATTTACACCTCTATCGATGTGCCAATGTTAGAGGATGAGACAGACAAGGAGTTCTATTATAAAATGCTTCAAGATGTCATGGACTGCCGCCGCTATCCTACTTTTTTGCGCACCTTTTGCCAGCAGCACTTGATCACATCACTGCTAGATAATGGGCATAAGATTCTGGCCAGAGCAGCTGCAACAATGATAGATGACCCCGTGTTTATAAAGAGGCTCCAGGATTCCAAGTTTGATTTAATGTTAACAGACCCTGCTCTTTCTTTAGGGGTTATACTGGGTAGTTACCTCAAATTGCCAATGGTTTTCAATGTGCGCTGGATTAACGTAGGGGAGGGCCACTTAACCATGGCTCCCTCTCCTGTTTCCTATGTCCCTGTGTCTGGAAGTGAACTTCATGATCACATGGGTTTTTTAGAGAGGTTAAAGAATATGTTACACTATCTTTATAGTGTTGTTGAGCAGCACTTCATTATCAATGCTGCGTATTCAGACCTGTTTAAACGGCATTTCCCTCCTGGGACCGACTTGCTATCTTTGGAGTATTCAGCTGATATCTGGCTATTCAGGGCAGATTTTGTCTTTGAATTTCCTCGGCCAACCATGCCTAATGTGGTGTACATAGGGGGGTTCCAGTGCAAGAAGGCCCAACCTCTTCCCAATGAGTTGGAAACATTCATGCAGAGTTCTGGAGAACATGGGGTGGTGGTTATGTCTCTAGGGACGCTAGTGTCAGCTCTTCCTCATGAAACCACAGAGGCCATCGCTGCTGCTTTTGCTCAGCTCCCTCAGAAGATAATTTGGCGGTTCGTGGGTGAAACGCCTTCATCTCTCGGCAACAACACCCTGCTGGTGAAATGGCTACCCCAGAATGATCTCCTGGGACACCCCAAGACTCGTGTCTTTGTAGCTCATGGAGGGACCAACGGGATGTATGAAGCCATTTATCACGGTGTTCCTGTTCTGGGAATACCCCTTCTCTTTGATCAGTTTGACAACCTACTCCGCCTTGAGGTGCGCGGTGCAGCCCGGGTGGTGGAGGCCAGATCACTGACCAAGGAGAACTTTCTGGAGGCTTTAATGGACATTCTAGGGAAGCCTTCTTACCAGAACAACATTAAGGGTCTCTCTCAGCTACACCACGACCGACCAATTTCTCCTATGGACACCGCCATCTTCTGGATTGAGTACGTCATCAGGAACAAAGGAGCAGCCCATCTGCGGTCAGCAGGTTTTGACTTGCCTTGGTATTCCTACTTTAGCCTGGATGTGGCTGCTTTGTTTGTGGCCCTAAGTGGAACTTTCATCTGGGGTCTAGTCTCCATCTGTAGGTTTCTCTGCTGCCGGAGATTCAGACAAAAGACGAAATCAGAGTAA